CTATGTAAACACCGATCATTTGGGAGTACCATTTATGTTTCGGCGTTTCACATCCGTTGAGTTTTTTTCGACGGGttctccgtttttctcaacatATTGTAATCTTTTTAATAAATACTTTTCGTATCGGACCGATTACGGACCGATAATATGAGAATAATCAGACATTGAAGTAATGCAAGTGAAAGTTACGGCTCTCTGGCCGAATAAACATTGATTATTGATGAAAATCAGACAAGATACGGCCACCCGACCGATCAAATGGTACTAAAATTCGGAGCCATTACAAACGCACAAAGCGACTAAATTGTTCTGGTCTTACGAAAAGCTAAAAACTGTTCTGAacttgtaaaaatttaaaaatggctaaaaatgtcgCCCATTTCACTCCGAACGGTGATAAAAGCTTTGCGAGCATCGTCCACCTGCGGCTTCACCCTTGcaattttctgttttaaaaCCCCTCGATTCTTTTTGACGTCGATCCCCTGCTGCAAGCTTTTGTCCATAGAGACCTCCAGCTCACCGATCTCTTTCTCTTCAGTGTCGAGCTCTTGCTTGATAGCAGCCAGTTGATCTTGAAGGGCTTTAGCACGATCGCGGCGAGTAGTGAGGGTCGCAACAGCCGACTTCACATGAGCTTTCAGCGTCTCCAGCTTCTCCTTAGCTTCGGCCTCCTGGCTCGCCAGCGTGTCAGCTTCGGTCTGGACGAGCGCTAACTCATCATGAATCTTCTGGAAGGCAGGAAAAGAGGCCGATAGTTTCGCCATAGCTCCACGAGCCTTCTCACTAAGCACCTCTGGCGGAGCATCGGCCAGTGCTGTGGCAGCCTTCTTTAACTTTTCTGCTGCTTGAGGCGACTTGAAGATGGAAGTACCTTCAGGCTTCATCTGTGAGATGATGTCCAGGTGATCGCCCCAATTCTCAGAAGGGCCGCTGCTCACTTCTACAGGCAATTCATTCTCCAGGATGGGCAGCTGATCGTCATCACTGTCAGAATCCAAGAAAGCTGCCGCCTTCGCCGCCACATCATCCGGGTCGGTTGGGCTTAGAGGGATCTGCCATGTTTGACCACAATAAAAAATGAGCTGCTAGGCGAACAGTCTAAAATAAGCAATTATTCAACGTACCTTGGAGTTTTTAGCAGCAGGCTGGGCGTTGAAATTGAGATACTCTGAAGCCAAGGGGGATATACGTTGCGGGGTCTCCATTCGCCTCAGAATCTCCGAAGCGTTAGGAGTCTGTGAGCTAGTGGCCAGCGAGGTTTGCGTGTTATCTCCACCTTCGAAAGGTTGGGATTCACCCCGGGATTGAACATCGCCGCCAGTCTGTGTATCGCCCCGGGAGGACGAATGGCAGCTCTGAGAAGGGGTAGCAGCAGGAGATGGGTCAAATAAATGAGATCCTTTACGTTCGGACACCTCCTTGACCGATTTGCCTTTAGACTCGGCACGCCCTTTCTTCGCCCTCGGTTCTTTGCTGGACGTCTTGGCAGCCCTCTTcttcttggattttttcgccGGATTCTCTTCTTCATGATCATTTTCCCAGTTATCTTCTTTTTCGAAGTGGGGAATACCAACTGAAAAGGAACACCGAGTATTAGTAAAAAATAGTCAAGAAAGGTAACCAAAAAAGCATTTTCAAAATACCTGGGATCCTCTGGTAACCGATGCGCACCAGTTCGGCCACAGACTCTTCGTAAGGTGGGCATCGGATGCCAGTATATGTGACCCCTAAATCAGTTAAGTCAACTTTGGCCTTCTTCTTTCTAGACCTGGGTTTCTTAATGGGTGTGATAGTGGAATAATTACATTTTGGAACATGAGGAGACTTATACTTAAATTTAGGGCGAACTTTTTCTATAAATAGTTGGTATGGCAGGTGCTTATATTTTTCCTCCCagattttatcccattttttataaaaattagaccGAGCTACTCTCCTATGTTCTTGCATTTTAAGGTTCATTCCTGGGCGATCTAACGGGTCGAATTTGAATTTGTAAAAGCGTTCAAAACgagaaatttcaaaatgatagcCGATAATACCTGTGAAGGATTGTCTTTTTGgggcctgcaaaagaaataaatcggcatgagtaggttttctatttaaagGAGGTAAATCGAAATTATGAAGAGAAAGAATTTCTTTGGGCGATAAATCAAAATATGTTTGGACAATGGAAGTCCACCAGTCGGTGAATCCAGGAGTAGGAATGGGATTGACAGAAGGGCGAGAAAGGTCGGATAAAGGGGGGAGATAAGCTTTGTTTAGGCGGTTTATGTACTGAAGTTCAGTGAAGTTTTCTATAGAAGTTCTATGGGTCCCGCGGTTATTGAAGgcgatcaataaaggacagggaattccttgAGCGAAACCTAGTTGGCGAGACACGTAGTTCGGACAGTAGGGTTCAATTCCACTACGATCGTAATCCAGTCCAACTATCAAGTTTCTTGATTTAAGGGCACTTCCCCAGTAAGGACCGCCGAGTTTTAACCTAGGGTCTGCCTCAAGGGCCTCTTCCATATTCTCAATATCCCATCCGGCGAAAAGCCAAGATGGGGGATAGGTCAGCTGAAGAGCGGGACACATCATTTCTGGCGATCTTATCGCATGGTTGTTGAAAACCTGAAGCACATCAAGTATGTGAGGAAGTCGGGTGCCGGCCGAGATTAGTTGAAAACCGCACAGCTCGGCCTTGATGGGTGGACCAACTTCGAAAAGTTCTGGGAAGTACATTGCCAGCCACAGTTGGGCGATCCAAAGAGGGCCACCTGGGCACTTGAAGGTGCGAGGGTCTTTGAGAGGCACAATATCACCTAAGGAGCGATATAAGTGGGCTAGAATAAATTCGCCCAGGTTGCATCGGCGTCCCTCGGTGAGTGCTGCAGCTAACATGAAGCAGTCTTCAGTAACCCGGAAAGAAGGAGTGCATAGTATGTACTTGGCCAGAAAGAAAGCCAAGAAGGCGATATGCTCCTTTTGATCAGGCTTATACGGTTCTTCGCCCATAAATAACTTCACAAAGGGACCGTAACTCTTCTGCGCCTTTGACAGGTTGAACTTCGGGCACTCGGCATAGAGGTTTGGAGTGATACGCTCGCCGTTGATAGGGATGTTCAGCATTAGTGCTAGGTCGAGCAGAGTAATGGTCATCGGCCCAGACTTGAAACAGAAGCAGTTGATCGCGCTTGACCAGTAGAGTGATGCCCCCATGATGTAATGTTTTGCGATGGGCCTGCTCGCCTTGCACAGTTCTATTAGATCAAAGATCCCTATGTCCGTCCACAGTTGGCGATAGTAGGGGGAGAGTCTGACTACCCAATTTGAGAAACCCGTGTTTTCAATCGGCCAGTTTCTGAAGGTGGTGCTAACCCACACTGATGACTGATGGGGTAAGGAGAACCTTGGAAGAGCATTCTCGTGGAAGGGGGAGGCTAGGTCACAGAGATGGCTGGGTGAGGTAATGATTGGGCCGACACAAAGTTGATTGTCGCCAGCATCGGTGATTACCTTAAACTCGGTGTTCGGGGCATTGGTTCGGACTTCGTCAATCTTGACCGATACTTGTTCAGCAAGGTTCATGTTTGGGGCAGCCATGGTAACTGCAAATCAAAAACACTTCCATAAGGCGAAAAGCTAAAGAGGGCGATCCTAGCATAGAGGACGAGGATAAGAACTTACCAGAGCAGATTTAGCAAAGAACTGGGGATTGCTTAGAGAGAGAAAACTTCACAAATGCAGAGAGAGAGTGAGTGAGAGAAGAAATGAAGTgttgtttttcttaaaagacAAAATGGAAGGTAGCCGAAAGGTCGTGGAGCCAAAGTGTGACATCGTGGGGGACAGCTGGTGATGATGTGGCATGAAGAGGGTACCGAGGAGTcaatagatgcgcacccctttgTTTCTGCTTCTCAGAGCTTCGGGCCTCGTTGCTGGGCCAGTTGAAGAGAAGAACAAGCCCAAAAATAATTGTTtcaggcttgttgggggcattgtttacaccggcccaaaaggGTGCTGAGTCAGGAGTTTCAAGTGGGCTTACAAAGGGGTCAGGCCCAAATGAAAAGtcttttaattattgcttttttcttcttattaggagtttgtaactcattaggagtattttatcttttagaattttagttctagttgaattaggagtcttgattatgaggagctataaatagctcagagcttcattatttttgtatcaacaaatcaatcaatcaaaaaccaagcccagtgcttttatcccgcaatctccggattgttttaatttaggagtagttttcggtattaatctcgcctgagtccgtgactcccagattattacttcttaaatcacgtggttaagtgtttttaaccaaacaagccctgtgaatatctgcataggttcgttaaagtatcaaacctcaaaccgatcccgattataaattcaaagattcgagtccggaatatttccaggcgaacaagtaataatttaaatattaaatagaatAGAATTGAAAGTATTAAATAGAAtagaattgaaagaaaataaatgtgATAACATAGAACAAATAGATGGGGGTTACTAATTCTAAAGATTTATTACTGCCGAGGCACAACAATCGCACCTATCAAAGCAACTAAAAGAATTAAGGAAATGAATTCAAATGGAATAATAAAATCTGTTGATAAATGAATTCCAATTTGTTGACCATTACTTATTAAATCTTGTTCTataatctgatttttttttgtagtcCAAATAATCCCATACCATGACGTATCTGGAATAATAGTAATTAGTGAAACAAAAATAGTTGTACAAACTAAGGAAGTAACTCCGTTTCCAAcagtaaaaagattaaaatcttTGTAATATTCTGAACCATTCATGAACATCACggcaaatagaattaaaacatttatggCTCCCACATAAATAAGGAGCTGTGCAGCAGCTACAAAATgagaatttgataaaatatagaATAAAGATATACAAACAAGAATCAATCCCAACGAAAAGGCAGAAAAAATTGGGTTGGTAAGTAATACCACCCCCAGACCTCCTAATATAAGACCTAATCccagaaaaaataaaagaaaatcgtGTATTAGTCCAGGTAAATCCATTGCAcgtaaaataaaagataaaaaaattgaattgttttttCATGACCTTATTGACCTGACCAGGAAaaacttatttataatttataattataatagacCCTAAACCCTAGGGGGTGTAAATTACTCTAGGTACAGCTACTGTACGAATCTcattttttcatgaaaaaggCATTcgaaatgaaattgaaaaaattatggaAAAATAATTATGGATAGAATTACGCATAtgcatatattaatatattaataaattttcacaaaaaaattaaccgCCATGCAATTTTGACCAATTAATCAAGTCAATAGCTGGAATTTtgaattcttttatttattgaccaataaaaaagaaagaaatcctTTATGTATCTTTTTAGATCAAAACACAATTTTAGTTTTctaattgtacttttttttataaaagtggtttatctatgtttttttagttaaatttaaaattgttcgAATTGTATAATCATCAACTACTGACATTGGTAAACGACCTAAAGCAATGTGATTAAAATTCAATTCATGACGATCATAAGTGGAAAGTTCATATTCTTCAgtcattgataaacaatttgttGGACAATACTCAACACAGTTGCTGCAAAATATACAGATTCCAAAATCAATACTGTAATTAAGCAACCGTTTCTTTCTAATGTCAGTTTCTAATTTCCAATCAACAACAGGAAGATCTATAGAACATACCCGAACACATACTTCAAAAGCAATGCATTtatcaaattcaaaatgaattCGACCGCGAAAACGTTCTgatgtaattaatttttcataagGATATTGAATAGTTACAGGTAAACGATTTGCATGGGATAAGGTAATCATGAAACTTTGACCAATATACCGTGCAGCTCGTATAGTTTGTTGACCATATCGTGAATATTTATGaatgattttatatttgtttttttctcttGTTTGAAATTAAAGACAAGTcatgaatataaaaaaatattccttttttattcttttattttagagTGAAAGGAGTTGGAAAGAGGTTGTTAATAAGAGATTCCCGAGAGAAATAGGTAAAAGAAATTTCCATCCAAGATTTAAAAGTTGGTCCATTCTTAGTCTAGGTAAAGTCCATCTTGTAGTGATAGGAATGAACAAGAACAAATAAGTTTTAACCAATGTAATAAAGATACCATTTGTTGTTTCAAAGACTTcacctattttatttatttcaaaaagatcAGGAACGGATATATACGGAATAGATATATTCCAGCCGCCCAAGTAAAGAACTGTTACAAATAATGAAGAAACTAATAAATTTAGATAggaagcaatataaaataaaccaaatttaatacCTGAATATTCGGTTTGATAACCCGCTACTAATTCTTCTTCTACTTCTGGTAAATCAAAAGGCAATCTCTCACATTCCGCtagagaagaaataaaaaaaatgataaatccTATAGGTTGACGCCACAAATTCCACCCCCAAAAATCCGATTTTGCTTGTGCCTCAACTATATCAACGGTACTTGAACTGTTAGATAATCATAGTCGGCAATAACATCACTGTTCCCGTCGCTATTACAGAACCGTACATGAGATTTTCACCTCATACGGCTCCCCAAGGccataaataaatttaaggaccagatcatattatttattttaatatatttgtagGATATatagtatcaaaataaaataaacctatCAGAATTCCAAAATTCAGGCAATGGAATTCTATCTGTTATAATACTAACAAAAAATTACTTCTGAATTCATCTTATCCTTTAATAGtttcaatttttctttcttgagtcataacttaaaaaaatttcaataaaatactctttataatttatttataataatttctttataaaaatattctttgTAAAAATTCGAAAAGATTTTTCAACCTATTGTTTTCgattacgaaaaaaaaagattgattttttattgtatttagaTATTCGATTTTTTTTGTTCCTATTCTTctttctgaaaaaaaataaagaaaaaggggatttaaaaaggggaaaggatTATTTCGTTCCTGATAGTCATTTCTTTAATCGGTGGGCGGGAGCATACTCTGGATCGGAATCATGGGGAGTATTGCCTGATCATTTCTACCAACTTAAAGCCCCAAttaatatacttttaaattttgccGAAATATCcttttagataaataatttaaaaaatctctATTACGAATCCTTTGTGTATCTTGGTGTTCCTAACCATCCACTCATTTTTGCTCAATCACCTGTTAGCATTATGGTAATACATATAAATGATAGTGAAAACTCTGATCTTTTGAGCCCGCTTCAAGCCAGGATGACTAATCAACCAATCTTGGGGAAAGTGGTCTTCTTTTCTTATGTTTATTTCTGTTTTACTCTATGTACATAGGAAATGAGTCTCCTTTTTTTACTGCAAATTGACAAGTTGTTTTCTTTCACTCATATAACTATCCAATTTAGTTCATCAACCCAAAGGATGAATAAAAAATGAAGATATCTATTCAATTGATTTTTCCTTCTtcctaaaaatcaaaaagaaaggAATAAGAAAAAGTTTATGTTTCAACGAACCACACGTAGAGATATGGATAACACACAAAGAGTTAATGGTATTTCATAACTAATTGATTAAGCAGCAGCTCGTAGACCACCTAAAAAggaatatttattatttgatcCATACCCTGACATAAGAAGTCCAATGGGAGAAATACTTGAAATGGCAATCCATAAAAAAATACCAATATTTAGATCGGTTAAAACAAGGTGATATCCAAAAGGAATTACTGAATAGCTTAATAGAGTTGATATGACTGCTATGGATGGTCCCATACTGAATAAACGAGTATCCCCCCTAGAGGGAAAAAGATTCTCTTTAAAAGGTAGTTTTGTTCCATCCGCTAGAGCTTGAAGAACTCCTAAAGGACCGGTATATTCAGGTCCAATACGTTGTTGTATCCCTGCAGATATTTCTCTTTCTAACCATACAATTACTAGTATGCCTATTGTGATTCCCAATACAAGAGTCAAAATAGGGACAAACACCCATATAATTCCATAGAACTCGTTTAAGGATTCTAATCTAGAAAAAGAATGGCTAGCGTGTACTTCTGTTGTATCAATTA
This region of Mercurialis annua linkage group LG1-X, ddMerAnnu1.2, whole genome shotgun sequence genomic DNA includes:
- the LOC126660267 gene encoding NAD(P)H-quinone oxidoreductase subunit 6, chloroplastic, whose amino-acid sequence is MDLPGLIHDFLLFFLGLGLILGGLGVVLLTNPIFSAFSLGLILVCISLFYILSNSHFVAAAQLLIYVGAINVLILFAVMFMNGSEYYKDFNLFTVGNGVTSLVCTTIFVSLITIIPDTSWYGIIWTTKKNQIIEQDLISNGQQIGIHLSTDFIIPFEFISLILLVALIGAIVVPRQ